From the Cupriavidus necator N-1 genome, one window contains:
- a CDS encoding helix-turn-helix domain-containing protein codes for MQDADIDPAMVAALQVLWQAGREGGGSPWSLAKIAKRAQLPMSVLRRVLTQLQAAGLADVAIDEEGRGHASLTPAGAELAAQAFPNPD; via the coding sequence ATGCAAGACGCTGATATCGATCCCGCCATGGTCGCGGCGCTCCAGGTCCTGTGGCAGGCTGGGCGCGAGGGTGGCGGCAGCCCCTGGTCGCTCGCCAAGATCGCGAAGCGGGCACAACTGCCGATGAGCGTGCTGCGGCGCGTGTTGACGCAGCTGCAGGCCGCCGGACTGGCGGACGTGGCGATCGACGAGGAAGGCCGCGGTCACGCGAGCCTGACACCAGCCGGCGCGGAGCTTGCCGCGCAGGCCTTCCCGAATCCTGACTGA
- a CDS encoding HlyD family efflux transporter periplasmic adaptor subunit — protein sequence MIRKLSLLGPVAVTLAAVVAAALTAWHLWQYYTEAPWTRDGHVRAEVIQVAPDVSGLVTAVLVGDNARVQRGQVLFVVDQDRFILALKQAQAEAASARAALALGRRQASNAAGVAALAAAQARIDEADAAVDVARLNLARCRVTSPVDGYVSDRLPRAGDFATRGKPALSVVASGSQYVEGYFEETKLPAIRVGSAAEVHIMGQRTPLRGHVQSIAPGIEDQDRAIGPNMLPSVNPTFNWVRLAQRIPVRIALDQVPAGAHLIAGQTATVRIRAPRE from the coding sequence ATGATTCGCAAACTTTCGCTGCTCGGCCCCGTTGCGGTGACCTTGGCGGCCGTGGTCGCCGCGGCGCTGACCGCCTGGCATTTGTGGCAGTACTACACCGAGGCGCCCTGGACCCGCGACGGCCATGTGCGCGCAGAAGTGATCCAGGTCGCGCCGGATGTCTCCGGCCTGGTCACGGCCGTGCTCGTCGGCGACAACGCCCGGGTGCAACGCGGCCAGGTCCTGTTCGTAGTGGACCAGGACCGCTTCATCCTGGCCCTGAAACAGGCGCAGGCCGAGGCCGCTTCGGCGCGCGCCGCGCTGGCACTGGGCCGGCGCCAGGCGTCGAACGCGGCCGGCGTTGCCGCCCTGGCCGCCGCGCAGGCGCGCATCGACGAAGCCGATGCCGCGGTGGACGTGGCCAGGCTGAACCTGGCCCGCTGCCGCGTGACCAGCCCGGTCGACGGCTATGTCAGCGACCGCCTGCCGCGCGCCGGCGACTTTGCCACCCGCGGCAAGCCAGCCCTGTCGGTGGTGGCCAGCGGCTCGCAGTACGTGGAGGGCTATTTCGAGGAAACCAAGCTGCCCGCGATCCGCGTCGGCAGCGCCGCCGAAGTGCACATCATGGGCCAGCGCACCCCCTTGCGCGGACATGTGCAGAGCATTGCGCCCGGCATCGAGGACCAGGACCGCGCCATCGGGCCGAACATGCTCCCCAGCGTCAACCCGACCTTCAACTGGGTGCGCCTGGCGCAGCGCATACCGGTGCGCATCGCGCTGGACCAGGTGCCGGCCGGGGCCCACCTGATCGCCGGCCAGACCGCGACGGTGCGCATCCGGGCGCCGCGCGAATGA
- a CDS encoding DUF1656 domain-containing protein, whose amino-acid sequence MHATEFDLYGVFVPATVVWMLAAFAVTAGVRVVLARIGFYRIIWHRSLFNFSLYILVLGAIVALVWQAPS is encoded by the coding sequence ATGCACGCCACTGAGTTCGACCTGTACGGCGTGTTCGTGCCAGCCACCGTGGTGTGGATGCTGGCCGCCTTCGCCGTGACCGCCGGCGTGCGCGTCGTGCTCGCCCGGATCGGCTTCTACCGCATCATCTGGCACCGGTCCTTGTTCAATTTCTCGCTCTATATCCTCGTACTGGGCGCGATCGTCGCGCTCGTCTGGCAGGCCCCATCATGA
- the moaA gene encoding GTP 3',8-cyclase MoaA — MQAALVQKMPAARSFEAPEPDHASPACRDQLGRPLRDLRLSVIDQCNFRCTYCMPKERFGRDYPFLSPEQRLSDAELLRIVRAFVSLGVEKVRLTGGEPLLRKGIESLVERIAAMRTLEGRQVEVAMTTNGSLLARKARSLRDAGLGRVTVSLDSLDDQIFRAINDVDFPVGRVLEGIDAAIAAGLAPVKVNCVVERGTNDAQVLPLVEHFRGSDVTLRFIEYMDVEGPSGWSQSRVVPSDEIRGMVERAHALLPVTRRDGETASNYPLADGSLKVGFISSVSHPFCGDCTRARVSVDGRLHLCLFATSSVDLRQHLGTAHPDEAVADAVRQAWQARGDRYSELRADRLASGKRQYPTVRMSLVGG; from the coding sequence ATGCAAGCAGCGCTTGTGCAAAAAATGCCCGCCGCCCGCAGTTTTGAGGCGCCCGAGCCGGACCACGCATCACCCGCCTGCCGGGACCAGCTGGGCCGTCCGCTGCGCGACCTGCGCCTCTCGGTGATCGACCAATGCAACTTCCGCTGCACCTACTGCATGCCCAAGGAGCGCTTCGGGCGCGACTATCCGTTCCTGTCGCCTGAGCAGCGCCTGTCCGATGCCGAATTGCTGCGCATCGTGCGCGCCTTTGTCAGCCTGGGCGTTGAGAAGGTGCGCCTGACCGGCGGCGAGCCGCTGCTGCGCAAAGGCATCGAGTCTCTGGTCGAACGCATTGCGGCCATGCGTACCCTGGAGGGCCGGCAGGTGGAAGTGGCCATGACCACCAACGGCAGCCTGCTGGCCCGCAAGGCGCGTTCGCTGCGCGACGCGGGCCTGGGCCGGGTCACGGTCAGCCTGGACAGCCTCGACGACCAGATCTTCCGCGCCATAAACGATGTGGATTTCCCGGTCGGCCGCGTGCTGGAGGGCATCGACGCGGCCATCGCGGCGGGCTTGGCGCCAGTCAAGGTCAACTGCGTGGTCGAGCGCGGCACCAACGACGCGCAGGTGCTGCCGCTGGTCGAACACTTCCGCGGCAGCGACGTCACGCTGCGCTTTATCGAATATATGGATGTGGAAGGCCCGAGCGGCTGGTCACAGTCGCGCGTCGTCCCGTCCGACGAGATCCGCGGCATGGTCGAACGCGCGCATGCGCTGCTGCCGGTCACTCGGCGCGACGGCGAAACCGCCAGCAACTACCCGCTGGCCGACGGCAGCCTGAAGGTGGGCTTTATCTCCAGCGTTTCGCACCCATTCTGCGGCGATTGCACCCGCGCACGCGTTTCGGTCGACGGCCGGCTGCACCTGTGCCTGTTCGCCACCAGTTCCGTCGACCTGCGCCAGCACCTGGGCACCGCCCACCCGGATGAAGCCGTGGCGGACGCGGTCCGGCAAGCGTGGCAGGCCCGCGGCGACCGCTACTCTGAGCTGCGCGCTGACCGGCTGGCCAGCGGCAAGCGCCAGTACCCGACGGTGCGCATGTCGCTGGTCGGGGGCTGA